In one Cervus elaphus unplaced genomic scaffold, mCerEla1.1, whole genome shotgun sequence genomic region, the following are encoded:
- the LOC122691254 gene encoding LOW QUALITY PROTEIN: proto-oncogene tyrosine-protein kinase receptor Ret-like (The sequence of the model RefSeq protein was modified relative to this genomic sequence to represent the inferred CDS: deleted 1 base in 1 codon) yields MGMREEEVMVPFPVTVYDEDDSAPTFFGGVDSASAVVEFKRKEGTVVATLRVFDADVVPASGELLRRYTNTLLSGDAKALRTFRVEHMPNETLAQANGSFVRATVHDYRLVLNQSLPISESWAVQLAVLVNDSDFQGLGEGVVLLHFNVSVLPISLSLPSAYSFSVSRRAHRFAQIGKVCVENCQEFSGIQVQYRLQPSSANCSALGMVTSAEDTSGTLFVNDTEALQRPECSQLQYTVVATEKPTHQQAQALLLVTVEGMYMPEEPGCPLSCVVSKRQPECEECGGLGSLTGRCEWRQGDGKGITRNFSTCSPSIRTCPDGHCDAVESRDPNICPKDCLRGGSIIGGHEPGERRGIKAGFGICNCFPEKKKCFCEPEDSQDTLRDDLCCTVITAAVVFSIVSVLLSVLLSTFCIHRYRKNAHKPPIASAEMTFCRPAQAFPVSYSSSGACRPSLDSMENQVSVDTFKFPEDPKWEFPRKNLVLGKTLGEGEFGKVVKATAFRLKGKAGYTTVAVKMLKENASPSELWDLLSEFNLLKQVNHPQVIKLYGACSQDGPLLLIVEYAKYGSLRGFLRESRKAGPGYVGSGGSRNSSYLDNLEEQALTMGDLVSFAWQISQGIQYLAEMKLVHRDLAARNILVAEGHRMKISDFGLSRDVYEEDSYVKRSKGRIPVKWMAIESLFDHIYTTQSDVWSFGVLLWEIVTLGGNPYPGIPPERLFNLLKTDYRMERPDNCSEEMYSLMLQCWKREPDKRPVFADISKDLDSKMMVKSRDYLDLAVSTPSDSLLYDDGLSEEETPLGDCNNVPLPRTLPSTWIENKLYGRISHAFTRF; encoded by the exons ATGGGCATGCGcgaggaggaggtgatggtgcCCTTCCCTGTGACCGTGTACGACGAGGACGACTCTGCGCCCACCTTCTTCGGGGGCGTCGACAGTGCCAGCGCGGTGGTGGAGTTCAAGCGGAAGGAG GGCACAGTGGTAGCCACGTTACGTGTCTTCGATGCAGACGTGGTGCCAGCCTCTGGGGAGCTCCTGAGACGGTACACGAACACGCTGCTCTCTGGGGATGCCAAGGCCCTCCGGACCTTCCGAGTGGAGCACATGCCCAATGAGACCTTGGCCCAGGCCAACGGCAGCTTTGTGCGGGCAACCGTGCATGACTACA GGCTGGTTCTCAACCAGAGCCTCCCCATCTCGGAGAGCTGGGCTGTGCAGCTGGCCGTGCTGGTCAACGACTCAGActtccagggcctgggggagggtgtCGTCCTCCTCCACTTCAATGTGTCCGTGCTGCCCATCAGCCTGAGCCTGCCCAGTGCCTACTCCTTCTCCGTGAGCCGGCGGGCCCACCGCTTTGCCCAG ATTGGGAAAGTCTGCGTGGAAAACTGCCAGGAGTTCAGCGGCATCCAAGTGCAGTacaggctgcagccctccagcgCCAACTGCAGCGCCCTGGGGATGGTCACCTCAGCTGAGGACACCTCGGGGACCCTGTTCGTGAATGACACGGAGGCCTTGCAGCGGCCCGAGTGTTCCCAGCTCCAGTACACAGTGGTGGCCACCGAGAAACCAACCCACCAGCaagcccaggccctgctgctcgTTACCGTGGAAGGGATGT ACATGCCTGAAGAGCCTGGCTGCCCCCTGTCCTGCGTGGTCAGCAAGAGGCAGCCCGAATGTGAGGAATGCGGTGGCCTGGGCTCTCTGACAGGCAGGTGCGAGTGGAGACAGGGAGATGGCAAAG GGATAACCAGgaacttctccacctgctcccccagcatcaggacctgccccgatggacactgtgatgccgtgGAGAGCAGAGACCCCAACATCTGCCCCAAGGACTGCCTCC GGGGCGGCAGCATCATTGGTGGGCACGAACCTGGGGAGCGCCGGGGGATTAAAGCTGGCTTCGGTATCTGCAACTGCTTCCCTGAGAAGAAGAAGTGCTTCTGCGAGCCGGAGGATAGCCAAG ACACCCTGCGTGATGACCTCTGCTGCACAGTGATCACGGCAGCTGTGGTCTTCTCCATCGTATCTGTGCTGCTGTCTGTGCTGCTGTCCACCTTCTGCATCCACCGCTACCGCAAGAATGCCCACAAGCCGCCCATTGCCTCGGCTGAGATGACCTTCTGTCGACCCGCCCAAGCTTTTCCGGTCAGCTACTCCTCATCTGGTGCCTGCCGGCCCTCTCTGGACTCCATGGAGAACCAGGTCTCAGTGGACACCTTCAAGTTCCCG GAGGATCCCAAGTGGGAATTCCCACGGAAGAACTTGGTGCTTGgaaaaactctgggagaaggtgaatttGGAAAAGTGGTCAAGGCCACAGCCTTTCGGCTGAAAGGCAAAGCAGGGTACACGACTGTGGCTGTGAAGATGCTGAAAG AGAATGCCTCCCCAAGCGAGCTGTGGGACCTGCTATCAGAGTTCAACCTCCTGAAGCAGGTCAACCACCCGCAAGTCATCAAGCTGTACGGGGCCTGCAGCCAGGATG GGCCACTGCTCCTCATCGTGGAGTATGCCAAGTACGGCTCCCTGCGGGGCTTCCTCCGAGAGAGCCGCAAGGCGGGACCTGGCTACGTGGGCAGCGGGGGCAGCCGCAACTCCAGTTACCTGGACAACCTGGAGGAGCAGGCCCTGACCATGGGCgaccttgtctcctttgcctggCAGATCTCACAAGGGATCCAGTACCTGGCTGAGATGAAG CTTGTCCATCGGGACTTGGCAGCCAGAAACATCCTGGTAGCCGAGGGCCACAGGATGAAAATCTCAGATTTTGGTCTGTCCCGAGATGTTTATGAAGAGGATTCCTACGTGAAGAGGAGCAAG GGTCGGATCCCAGTCAAGTGGATGGCCATTGAGTCCCTCTTTGATCATATCTACACCACCCAGAGTGATGT GTGGTCCTTTGGTGTCCTGCTGTGGGAGATTGTGACCCTGGGCGGCAACCCCTACCCTGGGATTCCTCCAGAGCGGCTCTTCAACCTTCTGAAGACAGACTATCGGATGGAGAGGCCAGACAACTGCAGCGAGGAGAT GTACAGTCTAATGCTGCAGTGCTGGAAGCGGGAACCAGACAAGAGGCCAGTGTTTGCCGACATCAGCAAAGACCTAGAT TCTAAGATGATGGTTAAGAGCAGA gacTACTTGGACCTGGCCGTGTCCACCCCATCCGACTCACTGTTGTATGATGATGGCCTGTCAGAGGAGGAGACACCCCTGGGGGACTGTAATAATGTTCCCCTCCCTCGCACCCTCCCCTCCACATGGATTGAAAACAAACTCTATGGTAGAATTTCACATGCATTTACTAGATTCTAG